From the Gossypium hirsutum isolate 1008001.06 chromosome A02, Gossypium_hirsutum_v2.1, whole genome shotgun sequence genome, the window TTTCCATCATGAGTTGTTATGGAAACAGAAAGCTAGATGTGATTGGCTACTGTTAAGTGATCGTAATGCCAAATATTATCATTCTCGGACgatgcaaagaaaaaaaataggatTACAGCCTTTAAGAATGATAATGGCGATTGGGTTTTTTATATTGATGACCTCTGAATGGAGGTAGTTAAGTTTTTCACAAAACTATATGGTAAAAAACCAAGTCTTATGCTTAATTTACCGCCTAGTAATTTTTTCGTACTTGAGCATTGCGATGTTATGTTTTTTGGCAAGGAGGTTTCTAATGAAGATATCAAGTCAACCATGTTTGATATGATTCTCACGCACTATTCTTCTAGAATCAGTGGGATTCGATTGGTGAAGCTGTTTGCAAATAGGTCTAGAAAGTTTTTGATAGGCATCTCATTAATCCAGAGCTTAACAATATGTTGATTGTAATATTACTGAAGGTTTTGAACCCCAAGGGTTTTGGCCAATTTAGACTACTAAGTTTATGGTCAATTCTATACAAGTTGGTAATGAAGATTATAGATAATTGATTTAAGGTGGCATTTTCCAAAATTATTGCTCCTAAGTAAGCAGAGTTTATCGTAGGAAGGAACATACCAGATAATTTTATTGTGGCCCAAGAAATTATTCACTCCATGAGGAGCAAACAAAAGAATAGAATATGGATGGCCATAAAGATAGATTTGGAGAAGACATACGACAGGGTGAGATGCGAGTTCATAGAAGGTTATCTACAAGTTGTAAATATTTCCAATTTCATTATCAATATTATTATGTTTGCCATTTCAAGTTCTTCTATGCAAATTCTGTAGGATTGTGTTCCATCTCAAAAATTTCGACCTGCAAGAGGTGTTAGGCAGGGGGTGCCCCTTATCTCCTTACCTTTTCGTTTTATGTATGGAATGGCTAAGACATAGTAACTGCTCCAATATTAGTTCTGGCTAGTGGCATCCTGTTCATTTGTCGAGGATTAGACCGACACTCTCACTTTTTTTTTGCAGATGATCTGGTCATTTTTGGGCAAGCAAATTTTAAACAGGTCAAGTTGATCAGAGAtattttggataaattttatGCTTAATCTGGGCATCAAGTTAATGCTTACAtaactaatttttttctcttaaaaggtAGAAGGAAAGGTTGTAGATAGGTTGTGTGATATCATTGGTTTTCGTAAAGTTTAAAACCTTGGGAAGTATATGAGAATCCCACTATTCAATGAAAGAGTTACAACTAGTTCTttgaggatggtagtggacaaGGTTCGGAGCAAATTATAGAGACGGGATGCGAGACAATTATCCTTAGCAGGTAGAGTTACTCTAGCCCAATCTGTGCTTTTGTCAATTCATGCAATCTTTGAGTGTTCTATAAAGCTCTGTGAGGAGATAGAACATTTGGTGCGACAATTTGTCTAGGGCACGAATGGGGGGAATAAGAAGATTTCCTTAATGAGCTGGCAAATGATATGCCAACAAAAGCTTATGGTGGACTCAGATTGCATCAGTTTAGAGatcaaaataattctttcatgctATAATTGGGGTTCAATATTGTGGTTGACACTAATTCTTTATGGGTTCATATTTTTAGATCAAAATATGGGGTTAAATAAGGCATTCTCGATTCCTTAGCTCATAGTAGGGAGTCATTCCTTTGGAAATCTCTTTCTAAGATTGGGTCATTATTtcaggaaaatattttctggtcaGTAGGTGATGGTCTTAGAGTTAAATGTTGAAAGGATAAATGGATTCCTGAAATTGGACCCTTAGTTAATCTAATTCCTGGACACACAAACCTTGATTTGGATTGTCTGCTTAAGGACATGGTTACAGAGGAAGGTGTATGGAATTTAGATCTTTTCAGGGTTTGGTTGTCAGAAGATATCATAAGATGCATCGTGAGTATTCCCTCGACTCATTCTTCAGCTGGATTTGATAGAATTGCTTGGGCTAGGAGTGGGTCTGGGTCACTTTCCATAAAGAGTGCTTATGAAATGCTTACAGAGAGTTCTTGGGATCAAAAAGGGGAAATTTGGAATTCGGTGTGGAAATTTTCGGGACCTTAGAGGGTTAGGGTGTTTATTTGGCTAACTTTTAAACAAAGATTACTAACACAGGTGGAGTGAGTGAGATACGACATTGGGGTTTAAGAGCATTGTACGATTTGTGAGCTTTGAGCAGAGGATGTATTACATGCTATCAGGGGCTGTTTTATGGCTAAAGGTGTTCGGTCGCAAATTATTCCAATTGACAAGTAAGAACGGCTCTTTTCAAGAGATTTGCATGAATGGCTTGCGTTTAATTTGGGTAATCGTCAAAGTCTTTCCATAAGGGATATTGGCTagctgtgtttttttttttttggggttaaTAGCTTGGCAAATCTggaaaaacataaatattttcattttttagggATTGTCGTAGAGTGTAgatgaaattattaaatgttcATACAATTGGGCTTTATAGTGCAACTCTATGCACAAGAAAGATCATTGTAGAAGGTCAAAGACACACTCAATACCAAGTAAGGTCGATAATTGGATCAATTTATATTCGAATGGAGTTGTTAAGGTAAGCTCTGGGGGGTATTCTCAGGGATCAACATGAGAACTGGATTCTTGGATTTAATAGATGACTGGGACAATGTTATGTTTTTAATGTTGAGCTCTAAGATATTTTAGATAGTCTGACTTTTTCTTCAGAGCAGATGGTATGATAGAACTTGGAGCTTATTTAGAAAATTCAAGAAGCATTTTCAAAGACATCTCATTCAGCACTAATCAGACGCATTCAACAACTTTTGTTGGAAACAGATCTTTAGGAATTTGAATATATTCCTAAAGAAGAGAATGTAGAAGCAGATGATATCACTAAACAGGCTTTTGACAGGAATGAAAGGCTATAGCTGTTTGCAGAGAGTCCcttgaatatttttagataataatgtttaagttatctatttttttttacataaaaagtATTTGTTCCCTCCCATTTAGGATTTAAGGATTATAGGTAAAAGTAgggtttatataaaaaaaatttgaaaaaatatcatattcctttaatatctaaatttattaaatatttaagttcAATAAACCATTTTTAGTTCACTCGGGTTCAACTTTGGTTCGGCCTCGCATGATCAGTCAAAGTTCAATTTAGCCATTGCCAAATGTCAGCAATTGCGAAGTGAATTTCAACATGTTTCGTTTACTTGAGATCGATGAGTAGCTAATTGAGTTGCTCACCAATTGGCACAGGTAGCCCGTATCTATGTTGTCAAATTTTCACTGACTATTGCTTTTTCTTGTTAATGTAGTTTTCTTTCAGCTGATGCACATTTTGTATCCGGTGATTTAAGGCATTAGTTATTGGGTTTATCGGGCTTAAGCTATTGACTAGgtgttaatttattaaaaaacaatttattaaaaaccataaaaaatttgaaaaaaataacttattaaaattattagaaattaattaaaaactatacaatttttttttatttttttcattttgattaaaatttttcaataatataaCTTGTGCAAATTGAAAATCGAGAAGAAAATATAACAAAAGAAATTGTTAATCTTCATTTTATGATATAAGTTGTTTGATGttcgttttttatttaaaatataaaattaataaattatttctataaattttatgattttaattaacttctagtaatttttatatattttataattttaatgatttttttatatttttatgtttttataattttaaaatgtaattacaCAAATGGGTGTCTATATTCAAATGAACCTTGACAATCATTTGTCCAAATTTATTGTGTACTTGTTTCAAATATATATGCTTTATTTTTTGCTGATATGATATCTGTTAACAATCACATTAGCATTGTCATTAAATACTAACGGTCAATGTCAATCGAAGGATTTATTTAGTCAATTTTGTTAATTCAATGCTTAATTtggtataaaaatttaaaaagacttaattgatatttttaaaaaagatttgAGGGCTTATAATACCCTTAAGCAGTCATTTAACACATATGAAAAATTTAACCCAACTTGACAGAGCTACTTCTAACatctttaaaagaaaaattaaattttgttattattctcTATACTTTGCAAAAATCatgaatttagtttttatactttaatttagtcatttttaattttactacttctcaaattttaaaatttcaatcctctCCAAAAGAAAACTATTAAATTCAGTAATAAGTTTTGCTGTTTCTAAAATCTAATGCGACAAACATATTATCACTTGTGAAATGCCATGTCAACTtgctattttcacatattattccTTAAAAATTAGTTAATGGATTAAAAACAGTCATTTACATCaagctaaaaatttcaaaattcaaataatatagGGATTTGAAATGATTCAATTGAAGAATATAGATTAAATCCACAACTGTATGCATAGTATATGACTagtaattcaatttaaccaaacatTTAAATGTTATTGTTAGGGTCAGGACTAAgagttcaaaattttaaaagtatagggactaaaattgaccaatttgaaaagtaaaagaactaaaattgatcaaattaaaatataaggactaaatccataacttttgCAAAGTGCAGaaactaatagcagaatttgactaaaaatggctTTGGGTCCATTATCAGTTATCCAGTTATTCTTATCCAAAACGACAACATAAAAGCAGAAAATCCCTGTCGTTCATGTGGATAATATTGCGCGCAATCAATCCATAAAAACCGCACATCAAAACCCGAGCGAACCCCAAGGCTACTTCCACTTCCAGCTTCGAAAATGTCGACGATGACCACTATCATGCTAATGCCACCCAAAGCCACTTCGCTTCAACACTCCAACTTCAAACCTTCCACATTACGCTCAAGGTCGTCGCCTACCAAGTCTTCCTATCCGACGGTCAGAATGCAGACGCGGTTTCACCGTCTGATTGAGGACCAAGGCATCGTTCTAATGCCTGGCTGCTACGACGCTCTATCGGCTGCCATTGTTCAGCAGTCTGGTTTCACAGCTGGCTTCATCTCTGGATATGCTCTCTCTGCTTCTCTCCTTGGGAAACCTGACTTTGGCTTGCTCACGTGAGAATTCCGGATTCATCTTTACTTTTTTGGGGCTGTAAAACATTAAAcaatgtgataattttattaggtTTTTGATGTTTTCTAAAGGCCACCGGAGATGGCGGCGACGGCTAGAACGGTTTGTGCGGCGGCTTCGATGATACCCATTATTGCAGATGCTGGTATTTATTTATCCTATTGCATTtctattttacttttctttattgGTTTCATAGGTTAAATCTCAACTCTCCAGGAAATGGAGCTTAACTAGTCATTAATCA encodes:
- the LOC107951472 gene encoding carboxyvinyl-carboxyphosphonate phosphorylmutase, chloroplastic isoform X2 — encoded protein: MSTMTTIMLMPPKATSLQHSNFKPSTLRSRSSPTKSSYPTVRMQTRFHRLIEDQGIVLMPGCYDALSAAIVQQSGFTAGFISGYALSASLLGKPDFGLLTPPEMAATARTVCAAASMIPIIADADTGGGNALNVQRTVRDFIAAGAAGCFLEDQAWPKKCGHMRGKQVIPAEEHAAKIASARDAIGDSDFFLVARTDACATSAKTGLSDAIARANLYMELLVLH